One region of Cinclus cinclus chromosome 1, bCinCin1.1, whole genome shotgun sequence genomic DNA includes:
- the PRL gene encoding prolactin yields MNTKGASLKGLLLVTLLVSHMLLTKEGVTSLPICPNGSVNCQLSLEELFDRAVKLSHYIHFLSSEMFNEFDERYAQGRGFIAKAVNSCHTASLTTPEDKEQAQQIHHEDLLNLIMGVLRSWNDPLIHLASEVQRIKEAPETILWKAVEIEEQNKRLLEGMEKIVGRVQTGEVENDIYTPWDGLPSLQLADEDSRLFAFYNLLHCLRRDSHKIDNYLKVLKCRLIHDNNC; encoded by the exons ATGAACACCAAGGGGGCTTCACTGAAAG GTTTGTTGCTGGTGACCCTTTTGGTTTCCCACATGCTTCTGACAAAGGAAGGAGTGACCTCTTTGCCAATCTGCCCCAATGGATCTGTCAATTGCCAGCTTTCCCTTGAGGAACTTTTTGACCGAGCAGTTAAACTTTCGCACTACATCCACTTCCTCTCTTCAGAAATGTTCAATGAATTT GATGAGCGCTACGCCCAGGGCCGAGGTTTCATTGCAAAAGCTGTCAATAGCTGCCATACTGCATCTTTAACCACCCCTGAAGATAAGGAGCAGGCTCAGCAGATTCAT CATGAAGACCTACTGAATTTAATTATGGGAGTTCTGCGTTCCTGGAATGACCCCCTGATCCACCTGGCCTCTGAAGTACAAAGAATCAAAGAAGCTCCAGAAACCATTCTCTGGAAGGCTGTGGAGAttgaagaacaaaacaaaagacttcTAGAAGGAATGGAGAAAATAGTTGGGCGG GTTCAGACTGGGGAGGTGGAAAATGACATTTACACTCCGTGGGACGGACTTCCATCTCTGCAGCTTGCTGATGAGGACTCCAGACTCTTTGCCTTTTACAACCTGCTACACTGCCTCCGCCGAGATTCCCACAAAATTGACAACTATCTCAAGGTTTTGAAGTGCCGCCTAATCCACGACAACAACTGTTGA